The following coding sequences are from one Candidatus Nitrosopumilus sp. SW window:
- a CDS encoding YbgA family protein: MSEKQEIIDTPKLSEKDIKEYVLERFEDVKQGKIKNLVSFQAMNKYMIMAHNQDQLKILGSIVASYKKISLLDIMSEYEKHLKIALERSPTIKSHSNVIMHIFGYFSKNFSQSEKEQFFELLNEFKREEITIGKILSEINPIIYRFNNTYLASQTYFLLYSDPQPGNLFQMLSQKS; encoded by the coding sequence GTGAGTGAAAAACAAGAGATTATAGACACACCAAAACTATCAGAGAAAGACATCAAGGAATATGTCTTAGAAAGATTTGAAGATGTGAAACAAGGTAAAATCAAAAATCTTGTTTCGTTTCAAGCCATGAATAAATACATGATCATGGCACATAATCAAGATCAACTAAAAATTTTAGGGAGTATTGTTGCAAGTTACAAAAAAATCTCACTACTAGACATAATGTCAGAATATGAAAAACATCTAAAGATTGCACTAGAAAGATCTCCTACCATAAAATCACATTCAAATGTAATAATGCATATTTTTGGATATTTCTCAAAAAATTTCAGTCAGTCAGAAAAAGAACAATTTTTTGAATTATTAAATGAGTTCAAAAGAGAGGAGATAACTATCGGCAAAATATTATCTGAGATAAATCCAATTATTTATCGATTCAATAACACATATCTTGCAAGTCAAACATATTTTCTATTATATTCAGATCCACAACCAGGAAATTTGTTTCAAATGTTATCTCAGAAAAGCTAG
- a CDS encoding peptidase: MKTAITAIAAILLITTTVSSAHAEVPSWVKNNAGWWADGSISESDFLKGIEFLINDGIIQVPPTTVSSQSSEGVPSWVKNNAGWWADGTISDGEFVNGIQHLMSMGLITVASAEQTGDLKNTDSKLAELEAELEKCSEITKAYKRLDCEKPIKQAIKIHEYKSNAQKFDLGPITYYWTGLGSEGNEFKITATGQPLLSIRMLAENTSSEIAALNCTSPQICAYDVWDGSKAFKYSGMDFTSGQIVLNPGDAREFNILFGPNIGYGGTEFEYDSSKDYVFRIAEDFGSANIPLNIE; encoded by the coding sequence ATGAAAACCGCAATAACTGCAATTGCCGCAATACTTCTAATTACTACCACTGTTTCTTCTGCACATGCAGAAGTTCCATCCTGGGTAAAGAACAATGCAGGTTGGTGGGCCGATGGCTCCATTTCTGAATCTGATTTCCTAAAAGGAATTGAGTTTCTAATTAACGATGGAATAATTCAAGTTCCTCCAACAACTGTATCTTCACAATCCTCTGAAGGTGTTCCATCCTGGGTAAAGAACAATGCAGGTTGGTGGGCCGATGGAACCATTTCTGATGGTGAATTTGTAAATGGAATTCAGCATTTGATGTCTATGGGACTAATCACAGTTGCTTCAGCAGAACAAACTGGTGACCTCAAAAACACTGATTCAAAGTTAGCAGAATTAGAGGCCGAACTTGAGAAATGTTCTGAAATTACTAAAGCCTACAAACGACTTGATTGTGAAAAACCTATCAAACAAGCAATCAAAATACACGAATACAAATCTAATGCTCAAAAATTTGACTTGGGACCAATTACCTATTATTGGACCGGACTTGGCTCTGAAGGAAATGAGTTTAAGATTACTGCTACAGGCCAACCTCTATTGTCAATTAGAATGCTTGCTGAGAACACCAGTTCTGAAATTGCTGCACTAAACTGTACTAGTCCACAAATATGTGCGTATGATGTATGGGATGGCTCAAAGGCCTTCAAATACTCTGGCATGGACTTTACTAGTGGACAAATTGTGTTAAATCCAGGAGATGCTAGAGAGTTTAACATTCTCTTTGGTCCAAACATTGGATATGGTGGAACCGAGTTTGAATATGATTCCTCAAAAGACTATGTCTTTAGAATCGCAGAAGACTTTGGCAGCGCAAATATTCCTCTAAACATAGAGTAA
- a CDS encoding DUF432 domain-containing protein → MSNVSVEKSFSNYGVYEIDDSLTLNLPNTEIRIKKISHNVFSYVRKNTEDDLTEKIIPVKSPTLQIELCPIRPLNFPARRTDYVYLDFETPVFLSENSSATIFALCPIEIGVFFVHDNHKDSLDCFTCDPTNSRFCLYGSPESGTLCKYAKTQIVESYDDSTPFVNAVLKINLRNELTKGFSIGKVVFPISDNSVYYQNSKAITDSVNAILKKKLTLEIIDVDPEKIQTDFILSPTYERVESTKRMDMGVD, encoded by the coding sequence ATGAGTAATGTTTCCGTTGAGAAGTCTTTTTCAAATTATGGGGTTTATGAAATTGACGACTCTTTAACCTTGAATCTCCCAAATACTGAGATTAGGATCAAAAAAATTAGCCATAATGTTTTTTCATATGTTCGAAAAAACACTGAAGATGATTTAACTGAAAAAATCATTCCTGTAAAATCACCTACATTACAAATCGAACTATGTCCGATCAGACCTTTGAATTTCCCTGCAAGGCGAACTGATTATGTTTATTTGGATTTTGAAACTCCTGTTTTTTTATCTGAAAATTCATCCGCAACAATTTTTGCATTATGTCCAATCGAAATAGGAGTGTTTTTTGTACATGATAATCACAAAGATTCTTTGGATTGTTTTACATGTGATCCAACTAATTCTCGTTTTTGTCTTTATGGTTCGCCTGAATCTGGAACTCTATGTAAATATGCAAAAACTCAGATTGTTGAATCTTATGATGATTCTACACCTTTTGTGAATGCTGTATTGAAAATAAACCTTCGAAATGAACTCACTAAAGGCTTTAGTATCGGTAAAGTTGTTTTTCCTATATCTGACAATTCTGTTTATTATCAAAATTCAAAAGCAATAACTGATTCTGTAAATGCAATATTGAAGAAAAAACTAACTCTTGAAATAATAGATGTAGATCCTGAAAAAATACAAACCGATTTTATTTTGTCTCCAACATATGAAAGAGTTGAATCTACAAAACGTATGGACATGGGTGTTGATTAA
- a CDS encoding mechanosensitive ion channel family protein, whose translation MVFESLGSLSEIEIVGGLTLLTLLIGGIIMAIGVIIARTVRLLFTKYYAPKLPQDSAKNLGKLIYFGIIILSFLVFTSTTGVDFSGLLVAGGIFGIVIGFATQSVVSNLISGIFLMIEKPVKQGDKIEIPGSDVVGTLLDISTFSVRVRKFDGTIIRIPNESFFTSNIRSLSSTPVRRSEAIIGIAYKEDIEGAISVIEKEIRKSMSFVLILPKPEFRINELADSSVNIEILVWHPRDDWDQVGPILLKVAKKALDDNGIEIPFPQRVIWNAKE comes from the coding sequence ATGGTTTTTGAGTCTTTAGGTTCTTTATCTGAAATTGAAATTGTTGGTGGTTTGACTTTGCTTACATTATTGATTGGTGGAATTATCATGGCCATTGGAGTAATTATTGCAAGAACTGTGCGATTATTATTTACAAAATACTATGCTCCAAAATTACCTCAAGATTCTGCAAAAAATTTAGGTAAACTGATTTACTTTGGAATAATCATTTTATCTTTTTTGGTTTTCACATCTACCACCGGAGTTGATTTTTCTGGTTTGCTTGTTGCAGGAGGTATTTTTGGTATTGTGATTGGTTTTGCTACTCAATCTGTTGTTTCTAATTTGATATCTGGTATTTTCTTGATGATTGAAAAACCTGTAAAACAAGGTGATAAAATTGAGATTCCTGGTTCTGATGTTGTCGGAACTCTTTTAGATATTAGTACATTTTCTGTTCGCGTTAGGAAGTTTGATGGGACAATTATTAGAATTCCCAATGAATCTTTTTTTACATCAAACATACGTTCTCTTTCGTCTACCCCTGTAAGACGTTCTGAGGCTATAATCGGAATTGCATATAAAGAAGACATTGAAGGTGCGATATCTGTTATTGAAAAAGAAATCCGTAAGTCTATGAGCTTTGTTTTAATTTTACCTAAACCTGAATTTCGAATTAATGAACTAGCTGATTCTAGTGTGAATATTGAAATTTTGGTTTGGCACCCAAGAGATGATTGGGACCAAGTGGGCCCTATTTTACTTAAAGTTGCTAAAAAGGCATTAGATGATAATGGTATAGAAATCCCATTTCCTCAACGTGTTATTTGGAATGCAAAAGAATAG
- a CDS encoding deoxyribodipyrimidine photo-lyase, with protein sequence MRKYQNSLFLFRRDLRLEDNTGLINASKFSSKVFPCFIWDEKIISKSNPKFSEFRLQFLKESLSDLDAQLKENKSKLYFFSGNYEKVIQKIIKEIRIDAIFMNKDYTPFSIKRENKIRNKCHKNKMDFILTQDSLLQDPDTIKTIKGEPYKVFSAFFRKAKELPVRNPQKYKFGNFARQKIKFESTSKNFLKEERKNTFLLPGGRSSCLKLLKNLKNLRNYDSERDFPAKNGTSLLSAHNKFGTCSIREIFLECKKELGANHTIISELFWRDFFTYLMYHFPQSYSKEFIKNFQKIPWKKDKSVFSKWANGETGFPIVDAGMRELNQTGLMHNRVRMIVASFLTKDLHIDWRWGERYFSTKLIDYDTCVNVGNWQWSASTGCDAQPWFRIFNPWIQQKRFDPDCKYIKKWIPELSDVPSKTIHELWKKFPEKLEYPSPIVEHSVESKKAKDIFKKFSTS encoded by the coding sequence ATGAGAAAATATCAAAATTCTCTGTTTTTGTTTAGAAGAGATTTACGTCTTGAAGACAACACAGGTTTGATAAATGCATCAAAATTCTCTTCAAAAGTTTTTCCATGTTTCATTTGGGATGAAAAGATTATTTCAAAATCAAATCCAAAATTCAGTGAATTCAGATTACAATTTTTAAAAGAATCTCTCTCAGATTTAGATGCGCAACTAAAAGAAAATAAATCAAAATTATATTTCTTTTCAGGAAACTATGAAAAAGTTATTCAAAAAATTATCAAAGAAATCAGAATTGATGCAATTTTTATGAACAAAGACTATACACCGTTTAGCATAAAGAGAGAAAATAAAATCAGAAATAAATGTCACAAAAACAAAATGGATTTTATTTTAACTCAGGATTCATTATTACAAGATCCAGATACAATTAAGACAATAAAGGGAGAACCCTACAAAGTATTTTCAGCATTTTTTAGAAAGGCAAAAGAATTACCAGTCAGAAATCCACAAAAATACAAATTTGGAAACTTTGCACGTCAAAAAATTAAATTTGAAAGTACATCAAAAAATTTCTTAAAAGAAGAGAGAAAAAATACATTTCTTCTGCCAGGAGGTAGAAGTTCATGTTTAAAATTACTAAAGAATTTGAAAAATTTGAGAAATTATGATTCAGAAAGGGATTTTCCGGCAAAAAATGGAACGTCATTATTATCTGCACATAACAAATTTGGGACTTGTTCCATTCGAGAAATTTTTCTAGAATGTAAAAAAGAACTAGGCGCAAATCACACCATCATTTCAGAGCTTTTTTGGAGAGATTTTTTTACATATTTGATGTATCACTTTCCACAAAGTTATTCAAAAGAATTTATCAAAAATTTTCAAAAAATTCCCTGGAAAAAAGATAAATCAGTATTTTCAAAATGGGCCAACGGAGAAACAGGATTTCCAATAGTGGATGCAGGTATGAGGGAGTTAAATCAAACAGGACTGATGCACAATAGAGTCAGAATGATTGTGGCATCATTTCTAACAAAAGACTTGCATATTGATTGGAGGTGGGGGGAGAGATATTTCAGTACAAAACTGATTGATTATGATACATGTGTAAATGTTGGGAATTGGCAGTGGTCTGCATCAACAGGTTGTGATGCCCAACCATGGTTTAGAATTTTTAATCCATGGATTCAACAAAAACGATTTGATCCTGATTGCAAATATATTAAAAAATGGATTCCAGAATTAAGTGATGTCCCTAGTAAAACTATTCATGAATTATGGAAAAAATTCCCTGAAAAATTAGAATATCCAAGCCCCATAGTAGAACACAGTGTCGAATCAAAAAAAGCAAAAGATATTTTTAAAAAATTTAGCACTAGTTGA